The genomic region CTCTCCGGCTTTGTCAATCAGGCCCAGAAGTGGATTGAGTTCCTTAAACTGTCCCCGGTCTTTGGCGATTGAGCCAATAGTTTGTGCTTTTACTTCCAGTTCACGTCCAAAAACATTCTTGGCAAATAACAACTCTACTTCCGCGATATGACGCAGTAACCAGCCAACGGATGCCGCATCAGGATGCAACCTTTTGGCAAGGTCCGATTCATCAATAGAACCAAGCTGATCGGTCAGGCGGGTACGCCCCATTTTCCACATTGCCAGTTGCATATCTTTCATTGTGCCCTTCTCTGTTTTTCGTTCATCCGCCCTTTCGCAGCATGTCCGCGAAGGGATTCGGCAACGGACTTTCTTCAATGGCTTGTGCCGCTTTTTCCACCTCATAGTCAACCCGGATAAAGGCTACCTGAAGGCTGTCTGGATTCTTCAAGTTCAGTTCGCCATCCCACTCCAACATCACGTAGCAGGCTCGCGGGTCTCCGTCTTTCGGTTTCCCTACCGAGCCGATGTTAAGGGCATGGCGATAGGATCCGTCTTCATCCTCTAAAATTTTGTGATAGGGTTTGTGCGTATGGCCGAACGCCATCACCTGTGCGTTGGAACCTTTCATCATGCGCAGCAGGCTTTTATCCTTCCGGTCTTCAAACAGGTACTCGTTGATCTTTCGCGGACTACCATGCACCAGCAGCAGGTTCCAGGGATCGCCGTTCACGCCGAATTCAAGGCGCAGGTGAGCCGGAAGCGAATTCAAATACGCCCGGTTTTCATCACGGATGACCTTGTTCGTATAGGCGATGGATGCTGCGCCTCGCGCCTTATCCTCTTCGGTTTGATAGGCGCAGCCGCAATCGTCACTGTTCAGGCCCACCCCCTGATCGTAATTCCCTGCGATCGCCGGAATCCCTCTTTCCCGAATGAATTCGGTTACCTCATTGGGCCAGGTGGCATATCCCACCAGATCACCCAGGCAATAGATGGCATCCGGCGCCCGTGCGCTGATGTCGTCCATGACAGCTTCAAGTGCGGGAAGATTTGCGTGTATGTCACTGAAAAGAGCGATTTTCATATTGGCGCGATTTGTTACCGGTCGTAAATTCCTATTGGGTTGTCGGGATCACCATCGTATTGGTCTTTCCGCCTTCGATAACTCGCCGGACGGTGCTGCCCAAAATATGGTCGGAAATAAAATTTTGGCCCTGGGCGCCCATCACCACCAGAGATACCGAATACTCGTTCATAGCTTTGATGATCTCCTGGGAAGGAACTCCGGTCGTAATGTTTATATCAATGGCCGCCTCCGTAATTTTTTGGAGATCCTCTTTCAGCCGCTCAAGCCTGGATTGGTCGATGTCATTGAATTTTTGAATGTCCGCATCATCGCGATGCTTCATCACTTCACGGTTTTGCACGTGCATTAACAAAATGTGTTCGGCCTTCGGAGCTACCTGCTTCTTGAAATGATAAAAGGCTTGTTCCGACGACTCCGAAAAATCGGTTGCAAACAAGACCTTCCGATTTATTTCATGGCAATAAAACTCACATTTTGCGGGATCACCGTTTTCTTCCAGCTTATCAATGAGCTGAATTAGGAGAATGGGATTTTTCCCATATCGCAATACCTGGTCAGCCGTGCTGCCGATCAGAACATTCTTGGCAAATCCCATCCCTTTGGTTCCAATTATAATCAGGGTTCCCGGATCTTCCTGGGCATACTGAACCAGCTCCCGGGCGGGTTGACCTTCTTTGAGGACAATTTCTGTCTTGAAGCCTCTCTCCTCTAACCGTTCCTTGAGCTGATTTAACTTTTGCTTGGTGTTATCAATAAAGGTGATGCCTGCAAAATTCATGTAGCTTACTCCAAGGGCATGAAACAGGGTGATTTCATCAATACCCAGAGCCTTATACTGATCGGTGCAGTCAAGCAGCAGATCTGCCGCTTCTGAAAGGTCGGTAGCTAAAAGGGCCTTTTCTTTCATGGTTTCCTCAAGTTTAACAATGACAGCTAACAACAGTTTGCCTGATCAGGAGTAAATTCCTCGAACCACTGGTCCATCAGCTCCTTCAGTTCACGCATCGTTTCCGGGTGGATGCAATAGCAGGTGCGGGGGCCCTCCACCTCGCCTTTAATGAGGCCGGCTGTTTTAAGCACTTTCAGATGCTGCGAGACGGTGGATTGAGCCAGCGGCAATTCGCTGGTTATATCCCCGCAAATGCAACTTTCCCGCTTGCTCAGAATTTCCAATATGGCCAATCTCGCCGGATGAGATATGGCCTTTGCAAGCTCAGCCGCCTTTACGTGTTTTTCTTTGAACAGGGATGCTTTGGTATGTGCCATAATCGTATATCGTAATTGAACGATTAAAGGTACGACGTCCTATTGGAATTGTCAACCCGAATGGTCTTTACATCAAGTGATTGACGGGCAAATTCTGGTAAAGCCCCATATAGCCGTGTACGCCTGTTGGAGGTGCCTGGACCGGGAGCCGGAACAGATTCAGCAGTTCTGCAAGAAGTGAGGTACCAGCGAGCCGTTTGGCCATAGGTGCCTTTGATGAGAAAGGTATATCGCCGGGCGGTCTGAATGAGCAAATCAGAGTGACTTGCCCGCCAGATGGCAGCAAAATCCGGCCCCTTCAGAGCCTCCAGTGGATAAATCAACTCCCGGCCTCCGCGAAATTCAAAAAAGTACTTCAAAGAACGTATCTTGATGAATCAACTCACGGAATGAGGATTTAGTTTGGAAACCTCTGGGCAACGAAATCAATAAATCAGACGAGACATGAAGAAGGATTTTACCGCTAGAATTGTCGGCCTGCCCGAAGTGTATGAGATGGCCTATGTTATCTCTCAAAAGGTAACGGAAAGCAATCTGAAATTTGATGTAATCGTTGGCATCGCACGCGGCGGTTTCCCTCCCGCACGGTTTGTATGTGACTTTCTGAATATTAAAACACTTACATCCGTACAGATACGTCACTACACAGGTGGCGCCAAGGAAAAGAAAGATATTGAAATAACGGACGCCGTTGGCATCGACCTGCAGGACAAGAACGTCCTGATCGTGGATGACGTCAACGACTCGGGCAAAACCCTCACCGCCGCCGTGAACCATATCAAAGCAAAGGGAGCCTCGGAGTTCAAAACAGCCGTTTTACACGAAAAGGACAACACCTCATTGAAGGCTGATTTCGTGGGAGGTTATCTCGACGATTGGAAGTGGCTCATCTACCAGTGGGCGGCAACAGAAGACCTGGTGGAATTCCTGCAGGGGGATGATATGCTGACAGCCGGCCAGCAAGAAATTCGCTCGCATCTTGAAGACACCTATGAGCTTGAAGTATCAGGAGAGCTCATTGAAAAGGTGATGGCTATGAAAGGTAATTACCTCCGATAACCACATTCACCCATTAATTTTTGATATGATGTTTGATTATACCGCGACCTACACCGACCAGTACCAGGTTACGATGTCCCAGGTCTATTTTCACAAAGGGATGAGAGATGAGACGGCCATTTTTGACTATTTTTTTCGAAAATTACCGTTCGAAGGTGGTTATGCCGTATTTGCCGGTCTCGAAGATCTTCTGAATGCCCTTGAAAATTTCCGCTTCGACCAAAAAGACCTGGCGTTTTTGGAAAAGGAAGGGATGGACCGGGATTTTCTCGACTATCTTGAAGACTTCCGGTTTACGGGAAATATATATGCCGCAAAGGAGGGCGACCTCATCTTTCCCAACCGGCCGGTGCTTAGTGTGGAAGCACCCATTATTGAAGCACAGCTTCTTGAGACGCTCACCCTTAATACGCTCAACTACCAGTCCTTGATCGCCACCAAAGCCAGCAGAATGAGGCTATCGGCCGGAAACCGTAAACTTGTGGATTTTGGATTGAGACGGGCTCCGGAACCGGCGGATATTCGGCCAGCCGCGCAGCCGTCATCGGCGGATTTGACGCCACCAGCAATGTGCGCAGCGGACGCGATTACGGCATCCCGATATCGGGCACCATGGCCCACTCATTCGTGCAGCGCTACGATAAGGAGATAGATTCGTTCCGGGATTTTGCTGAAATACGCCCCCACGACGCTGTATTTCTTGTGGATACCTACGACACGTTAAAAAGCGGGGTGCCGAATGCGATTACGGTGGCGAAAGAGATGGAAGAGCGCGGTGAAAAACTCAAAGGCATCCGGCTCGACAGCGGTGACCTGGCCTGGCTGGCCAAAGAATCACGGGAAATGCTGGATGAAGCCGGGCTGGACTATGTTAAAATTGCGGCCTCCAACCAGATTGATGAGCATATAATCAAGAGCCTGCTCAGCCAGCAAGCTCCCATCGACCTGTTTGGGGTGGGCACGACGCCTAATGCACGCCTCGTTTTGGATGGAGAAGAAGAGCGTGGAGTAGACGCCGTAGCGGTCCTGTGCAAACCAGTTGGAGATGTCCGGCTGGTGCTCTTCTGTCCGGAAGCCGTGGATCTCCGTTTCGCTGTAGATGGGTACCTTCTGGCGGGCCAGGATTTTCCGTACGTCGTTGGTGTATTCTTCGATGCTGAGGATGATGAGCAGTTTCATAGTCAGG from Balneolaceae bacterium harbors:
- a CDS encoding universal stress protein; amino-acid sequence: MKEKALLATDLSEAADLLLDCTDQYKALGIDEITLFHALGVSYMNFAGITFIDNTKQKLNQLKERLEERGFKTEIVLKEGQPARELVQYAQEDPGTLIIIGTKGMGFAKNVLIGSTADQVLRYGKNPILLIQLIDKLEENGDPAKCEFYCHEINRKVLFATDFSESSEQAFYHFKKQVAPKAEHILLMHVQNREVMKHRDDADIQKFNDIDQSRLERLKEDLQKITEAAIDINITTGVPSQEIIKAMNEYSVSLVVMGAQGQNFISDHILGSTVRRVIEGGKTNTMVIPTTQ
- a CDS encoding metallophosphoesterase family protein, yielding MKIALFSDIHANLPALEAVMDDISARAPDAIYCLGDLVGYATWPNEVTEFIRERGIPAIAGNYDQGVGLNSDDCGCAYQTEEDKARGAASIAYTNKVIRDENRAYLNSLPAHLRLEFGVNGDPWNLLLVHGSPRKINEYLFEDRKDKSLLRMMKGSNAQVMAFGHTHKPYHKILEDEDGSYRHALNIGSVGKPKDGDPRACYVMLEWDGELNLKNPDSLQVAFIRVDYEVEKAAQAIEESPLPNPFADMLRKGG
- a CDS encoding phosphoribosyltransferase; its protein translation is MKKDFTARIVGLPEVYEMAYVISQKVTESNLKFDVIVGIARGGFPPARFVCDFLNIKTLTSVQIRHYTGGAKEKKDIEITDAVGIDLQDKNVLIVDDVNDSGKTLTAAVNHIKAKGASEFKTAVLHEKDNTSLKADFVGGYLDDWKWLIYQWAATEDLVEFLQGDDMLTAGQQEIRSHLEDTYELEVSGELIEKVMAMKGNYLR
- a CDS encoding DinB family protein, whose amino-acid sequence is MKDMQLAMWKMGRTRLTDQLGSIDESDLAKRLHPDAASVGWLLRHIAEVELLFAKNVFGRELEVKAQTIGSIAKDRGQFKELNPLLGLIDKAGEELGKAISEIEDWKEEVTTAEFGTVAKAEALGRIATHTAYHAGQMALALKYGKNS
- a CDS encoding metalloregulator ArsR/SmtB family transcription factor, with protein sequence MAHTKASLFKEKHVKAAELAKAISHPARLAILEILSKRESCICGDITSELPLAQSTVSQHLKVLKTAGLIKGEVEGPRTCYCIHPETMRELKELMDQWFEEFTPDQANCC